Proteins encoded by one window of Haliotis asinina isolate JCU_RB_2024 chromosome 6, JCU_Hal_asi_v2, whole genome shotgun sequence:
- the LOC137286742 gene encoding cerebellar degeneration-related antigen 1-like, protein MFMCEKAEEAILKVSTADDPDMIEKVSTVDDPDMIEKVSTVDDPDMIEKVTDADDPDMIEKVTDVDDPDMIEKVTDVDDPDMIEKVTDADDPDMIEKVTDVDDPDMIEKVTDVDDLG, encoded by the coding sequence ATGTTCATGTGTGAGAAAGCCGAAGAAGCAATTCTGAAAGTCTCCACTGCTGATGACCCAGATATGATTGAGAAAGTCTCCACTGTTGATGACCCAGATATGATTGAGAAAGTCTCCACTGTTGATGACCCAGATATGATTGAGAAAGTCACTGATGCTGATGACCCAGATATGATTGAGAAAGTCACTGATGTTGATGACCCAGATATGATTGAGAAAGTCACTGATGTTGATGACCCAGATATGATTGAGAAAGTCACTGATGCTGATGACCCAGATATGATTGAGAAAGTCACTGATGTTGATGACCCAGATATGATTGAGAAAGTCACTGATGTTGATGACTTGGGTTAA